A stretch of the Filimonas lacunae genome encodes the following:
- a CDS encoding ferritin has translation MLSKTVQEALNDQVFMEAQSSQAYLAMASWAEIQPGLKGVTQFFFRHSEEERMHMLKLIHYINERGGFAVIPALAQPVLTFVSLKKAFEQLMDHELKVSSSINDLVDLCLKEKDYATHNFLQWYVNEQIEEERLARECNDKLEMIGDDKSGLYLFDRDIMTMDAN, from the coding sequence TATGGAAGCCCAATCTTCTCAGGCTTACCTGGCAATGGCAAGCTGGGCTGAAATTCAACCAGGCCTAAAAGGGGTTACACAGTTCTTCTTTCGCCATAGTGAAGAAGAAAGAATGCACATGCTTAAATTGATTCACTATATCAATGAACGTGGTGGTTTTGCGGTAATCCCGGCATTAGCACAACCCGTTCTGACCTTTGTTTCTTTGAAAAAGGCATTTGAGCAATTAATGGATCACGAGCTGAAAGTGAGCAGCAGTATTAACGACCTGGTGGATTTGTGTTTAAAAGAAAAAGATTATGCTACGCATAACTTTTTACAGTGGTATGTAAATGAGCAGATAGAAGAAGAAAGGCTGGCCAGGGAGTGTAATGACAAGTTAGAAATGATTGGAGATGACAAAAGTGGTTTGTATTTGTTTGATAGAGATATTATGACCATGGATGCCAACTAG